The genomic window AACAGAGAACGTCATCCCGCATCGCGGCGTCTCGAGTGTATGCAGGCTTCTGTGAGGCTTCTGTGATCTTCGGTTAGGACCGCAAGCGCTTCCCGGAACACGCCTCGAACAACGCGCGCCTACTGTGTAGCGTTATGTGGTTAAGATTTGGGGGCTCTCTGTGGGGTTGAGTAGCGCAAGCGAGCCTCTGTCCCTGCATTAGCGTTCTCCTGACGACCCCGCCGTTCTCGGTCGACAACGCCGCACCACCAAGAGccaccccttcccccccacGCTTCCGACCCATCGTCAGCTTTTACCATGTTTCATGTTGCCCGCTGCTCCGGGTGACGCTCCCTTCTGAGCGAttggtcggcgccgccctcagTCGTCATCAGTCTATGCGTTGGCGACGAGACCCATGGCTCGCATCACTCAGATCACCCGGGTTCGGGCGCGCCAGCACCATGGCATCGTCTTGGCACGGACCAGATCTCTGTTTCCGTCTGCTCCCAACCGCTTCGAGTTACCTCGGAGGCGGCTTGTGGTCCGCTCAACTCCACCAAAGGATCGTCCGGGATGGCGCCCTGCTGGCGTCAATGCGTTtccggcctgctgctgccctcgCCCGACGCTGCCGACCCTATCACGCAACTCGCGCCTCGCAACGCTTGCCTCCCTCACGGACATCATCTTTGTCCACCAGCAATTCTGACCCCCCCCCGCGCTCCAGGATCTGTGCTCCCCTGGTCCACCTCGACTGGCGGTTGGTTAATCTTACTGAAACGCCATGAACATCCCGAACCCGGTCTGCTGCCCAGAGCCCAGTCAGGCACTGGTCATGACCATCTGCAGTGTCAGTCAGTGGGGATACAGACACGTCCTTTGCCGCCTGGTGGATGGATGTTAGACGGACGTAGTCGGCGCCCAACTGGGCGAATGGCCGGCCAGGGGGTCCGCCAAGGTGCCCATCCTCGAGAGATATAAGGCGCAGCTCGAGTCCGTCGCTGAACCGACCTCTTCTCTCACCAGGCGCCAGGCGACCTTCAAGCAAAGCCGTTCTTCTCGTTCATTCCTCCCTCTTTAGGTACATTCGCTTCATTGACTGAAGACCTGTTCTTCCTTCCTCTCCTTGGTTACTTGATCCATTCGTCCCGCTAGACGGTGCTGCTAAGCCTTCTACGACGCACAGCGTCTGTTCTCGTTCATCAACAAACCAGCTTCAAGATGCCTTCTTTCGCCTCCAAGACTCTCCTTTCCACCCTGGCGGGTGCCGCATCCGTGGCCGCCCACGGGCACGTGTCGAACATCGTCATCAACGGGGTCTCGTACCAGGGTTACGATCCGACCTCCTTCCCTTACATGCAGAACCCGCCCATCGTGGTCGGCTGGACTGCCGCCGACACGGACAACGGCTTTGTTGCCCCGGATGCCTTCGCCAGTGGCGATATCATCTGCCACAAGAACGCCACCAACGCCAAGGGCCACGCCGTGGTCGCCGCGGGAGACAAGATCTTCATCCAGTGGAACACATGGCCCGAGTCCCACCACGGCCCCGTCATCGACTACCTCGCGAGCTGCGGCAGCGCGTCCTGCGAGACCGTCGACAAGACCAAGCTCGAGTTCTTCAAGATCGACGAGGTCGGCCTGGTCGacggcagctcggcgcccggTGTGTGGGGCTCCGACCAGCTCATCGCCAACAACAACTCGTGGCTCGTCGAGATCCCGCCCACCATCGCGCCGGGCAACTACGTCCTGCGCCACGAGATCATCGCGCTGCACAGCGCCGAaaacgccgacggcgcccagAACTACCCGCAGTGCTTCAACCTGCAGatcaccggcaccggcaccgccaccCCCTCCGGCGTCCCCGGCACCTCGCTCTACACCCCGACCGACCCGGGCATCCTCGTCAACATCTACAGCGCCCCGATCACCTACACCGTCCCGGGGCCGGCCCTCATCTCCGGCGCCGTCAGCATCGCCCAGTCCTCCTCCGCCATCACCGCCTCCGGCACCGCCCTGACCGGCTCTGCCAccgcacccgccgccgccgctgctaCCACAACTTCCACCACCAacgccgcggctgctgctacctctgctgctgctgctgctggtacttccacaaccaccaccagcgccgcggccgtggtccagacctcctcctcctcctcctccgccccgtcctctgccgccgccgccgccaccaccaccgcggcTGCCAGCGCCCGCCCGACCGGCTGCTCCTCTGGCCGCTCCAGGAagcagccgcgccgccacgcGCGGGATATGGTGGTTGCGCGAGGGGCTGAGGAGGCAAACTGAGTGGTTTGAATGGGTTGGTGGGCAGCGCTCTCTTCTTGCCTCGTCCAGACGAGTTTGACGAGTTTCGCTTCTTGTTTTCTGCTTGTCACGCCTGGTGCTGAGCTATCACCGTTGAGTGCTCACTGACTTCCTTCCTTGTGATGTTGGCAAGGATGTGAGGCTTGGGGGGACTTAGCGGGTGATGTTGGAGGAGCTTCGATTCGTTTCTGTACATATGTATATATGGCTTTGCTTGGCTTTTTCTTCATATGGCTTCGCTTTGGTTCGCTTCTGCTTGTGTAAATATTTTCTTGATGCTGGGTGGAAACGGGGGAggtggttggttggttgggcTTCGAGCTGTTGCTCGCGGAGTACGGTAGATAAAACGGTTGAAATAAGAGCACCTTCTGAAGCTGGAATTTGGGCTTGTCTCTAAAATATGTGTGCTTGTGTGAGAGACTTGTGTTCTTAATATCAGTTAAGGGGAAGTTAAGGGGCTCTTGTTGTGGTTAGTCGGTTACGCGGCAGACGGGCCGCTGCCTCCTGTTTCACTGCAGATGCTTATGCGAACTTACGGCACGATCTGGTTACACTGCCTGCCTGCGTATGTGCCTGCCTGCATATATCGCCGAGTGTCGATAATCTTCTTGGACACAAAAGCACGAATCTTGACGTCACATCGAAATTTCCTGTCATGGACACCGACCGAGCAAGCTTGCCAGCTTTCAAGCCCACCATCTGACACAAAATTCTGACATAACTACACTACTTCGTACAATATCTGTTGAAGATCGCCTAGATCACGGCTGGCTGCGGCGTCCAGAAGTTTGGGAGTGACCGCCTCGGCAGGCAGCGCCCGGAGCGATGGggtcgtcgcggccgcggggaCGGAGGCGCCGGCTGGCGATGGGGGTCGGCTGAGGACGGTGTAGGTTGTTGCCACCAATGCGGCGAACGTCTAGGGGCTTTATTAGCGCCCAGTCCATTCGCCCATTGCGGCGAGACCTCCTTGCGAAACCAGAGGCGGCGTATATTGTGCCAAACCTCTGGTTCCCGTTGGCAAAGAAAGCGATGATGTTGGCaaggatggcggcggcggcggcggcggcgtcggagACGCCTTGGACGCAGAGACAGTGGCGGAGGGTCCAAGTTCCATGCTGCTTGTTCTGTCTCGTTTCGCTGGCGTTGTTTGTGTGTTTGCTGGCTTATTTTAGGTTTAGGAAAGAGGTCTGTCTCGAGAGGGATCTGAAATTGAGAAAGGCCAGACAGGGCTGGGAGAAGCAAGGCATTGGGGAATAAATAGAGTCCTAGGCCTGGACAACTTCATGCATTCCTCTATCGGTGGTCTGTGGGCGTGATGTCATAGCACTGTATGCAGCCTTTGGTGGTTCGTTCCGACGATGCATGCGTTAAGCATGTGAATGCCCCCTGTGCTTCTGTCTTGTGCAGTGTGCTTGATGCAAAGTCACGTTGCTGCCCCCGTTTTGTTATCTCTCTCTAACTCCACCGCCATGCAGCAGACAGGCTGTACCAGTCGGCCGAAGCAGGGCCGTTGGCAAGAAGATTCAGCTGCTCAACTACTTCTAAGTTAGTTGAGCTGAGAGTCTACCCACACTACAGCCTTTTCTCGACTGGATAATGTCCTTAGTCTTCGCACATCAAAAGGGTTCTGGTCCCCAAGATAATTCACTTCTCAATGCCCCCGTCTCGACATCCTTCCCTCTTTCATCGCTATTGACCCTCTATACTTTTCCGCTTTCTTTAACAACGTTTGCCGTGAGCATTGTATAAAGAGTCTCGCGTACCTTTTCTGGTGTTCTTGGTGGATATGAGGCGCGTGAACTAACCCTTGAACACTGGTTACTGCTCATCACTTGGAGATCCAGTCCTATAACCGGAATGTATCTCGAAGTCGATTGATGGTGCAATCTCTCAATTTTGATTATCATTATCAGTCTCTAACTCTCCCCCTTCGCTTTCCTCCTCGCCCCTgttcttcctcgccgcccaccCCGTCTTAAACACCTGGAACCGCGGCAGCGCCTTCAAAGCAGCGTACCGCGGTTCGTCCCAGAAGACAAAGCCCACGCGGAACCAAACCTCCTCCAATAACATGCCGTCAACCTCGGTGGAAGGCTCGAACAGCATGGTATCCTCCACAAACCCGCCCTCGAACGCGTCCGCCCACGCGCACGACACcccctcggcgccgcggtcCCCTTCAAAACGGAGATGCGCCGAGAACGGCAGCGAGCCGGGCGGGAAGCTGTCCATCCGCGCCTGGACGTGGTCGCGGCCCAGGAGGCTCCAGttctccccgccgccctgcgtctcgttgccgccgtcaccgccgccgccgttgccgtcgtcgtcattgTCCCCGGGCTCGTCCACCAGCCGCGCCGTCTTGCGCACCACCACATCCTCCCACCaccgcggcagcgccgcgcggAACCCCTTCAGCACGTGCACGTAGGCGCCGAGGTTGCGCGCGCGCCCGGACCGCAGCCagtcgcgcagctgctggcggtgggAGCGGGGGAAGCGGAGCAGCCCGCGGCGCAGctcgcggcgcagcgccCGGTCGCGGCGCGGATCGGGGTGGaggtgctggccgcggctgcggccgctgccgcacaGCGCCGCGGTCCACATCCGGTTCAGCCGCAGCATGAAGAAGCCGACGCTGGCGAGCTGCTGGTGCTCCCAGGGCCAGAAGAagccgaggagcgcgaggcggAGGGAGACCAGGTTCGGCCCCGTCGTGCTGGTGGCGTCGGGCCCGGCCCGGTGGGAGGCGGTCGTCGGCGCGCCGTTGACGTCGTAGAGGATCTGCAGGCGGTAGAAGGCGCGCAGGATCCGGTGGCGCTCGGTGTGCTGGGCGGGcggggcgaggaggaggcgccgGGTGGTGGCGGGGTCGGGGAgcggttgctgctgttgctgggtggcggcgtcgagtTCGCCGTGGAAGACCGCCGACGCGTGGCGGACGTACACGTCGGTGAGGTCCGCCATGACGCGGTGCCAGTGCAGCAGGTggaggacgacgccgaggggCACTTGGCGCGGGCGCGGAAGTCCGTTGCCCCGCAGGTAGGCGTCGTAGAGGGCGAGTGCGGCGCGGCCGTCCTCGTGATagcgcggcgacgaggcgtCGAGCCGGTCGAACTCGTACAGGGCGAGGGCGTCCGGGAGCACGGGGCCAAGCTGCCGGCGGAGGAAGCCGTATATTAGGGAGGCTTTGTCTTCCTCGAAAATGGCGTGGATGCGCCGGCAGGTGCTGCCCAGGGCTCGTAAGTCGGAGAGGGAGTCGACCGAGCCGAGGATGTGGAGGAGCATCTCCGTGGGCAGGGTTtgcagcgacgacgacctcgacgaggGAGGCTTGGGCGGttggggcggcggaggcgtcGGCGACATCGCCAGGGACGCAAAGGAAGTAGCCATTTGTCGCATCTTGATGTTTTGTTGTCTTGGATTTGTGCGCGAAAGCGGAAGGTAATCTTTCAAGAACGGCTTGCTTGGTCTTTTTCAAGCGAAGTTGCGCAGTTGGAGCATGGAAAAGTTGGGAGGAGCGGGCACAGCACTGGCTTATATCCTTCTTGCTGCTGGTCATATGCACTCCTCGGTCTGCAACTCATCTGCAGTTCTCATTTTTGTCGCTGGCCACATGCACCCCTCGGTCTGCGACTCGTCTGCAGTTCTCAGCTTTGTCGTAAGGGAGCGGGAGATCCCGCACTGTGACGTGGGCAGGTAGCGGTGCAAAGCAGTGCAGTGCATGTGAGAGTGCACATGCTATTAAGCGTTCGTACCTCAGGTAGATAGACATGCTGCTCTTGTGGGGTTCTGTCTCCGACACCGACATGCGGCCGACAGGACATAACATCATCACCGTAACTGGCATTTTGCCCAGACCCCAATTGGTGGGCTGATCCCAGAACCACATAAGTCAAGTTACAGGACACTGGAAATGGAAACTCAGGTCTTTTTCTGCAAAGTATTTGGTGTGTGATGTTCTGTTACTGTTTCTTGAAACAGAGCTCAGTCCTGTTGACTTTTGTCCCATGAGTAATCAGGGGTCAGGGGCTCCATCAAATGTCCGTTTACAAGTTGCTGAGGTGCCAACTTGACCTCATAGTTAACGTTATTTTAAGgttaactacctaggtacccctGCCAAGCGGCCCACAGCGGCACGTTCCGGGGAAGGGTGGAGCCTAGGCCTGTCTTGCATTGCATTTGACCGACTTCTTTAAAATGACAACTCCTTTTTTTTTAGAATGACAACCCCGAGGAGTGGCCCGTGCGTCCACCACCAAAAATCTTGCACCGTGCATCACTACACGGCCTTCCGTATGGCCTAGCTAAGACGTTGCAAAGCTCGATGTAgcctcttatcgataaggcAGCACCACGTGACTTGCAGCCtacactatataggtaggcgGTCAAGATAGGCAGTATTCCAGgcttatataggtaggttcTGTGCTGTGCAAGGCTGATTCTACTGCATCTTTAAGCTTTTTAGCCAGCTCCGCGTTTTCCACCAAATCTGCATTCTCCCGGCTCTTCAACAGCGTCAGGAACATCGTCGATTTGCAGCGATTCTTGTGGCGATTGACATGCGGTGCAACACTTGGTGGGAGACGCACAGGCCGCCCCTCGGGGTTGTCATTCTAAAAAAAAAGGGATTGTCATTTTAAAGAAGTCGCATTTGACGGTGCTAGCCAGGTACCTATTGTGGGCTCTGCGTCTAAGTTTCGCGTCTTGCATCTCAAAAGCTTCGAGACCGCGCAACAACTTGCTCAAATTTGCCAGAAAAAGCTGGGTTGTGCACATGCATGGGTAGTTGTGTGTCAACACAATGCAGCGAAAATCCCAGCAGTGGCCCATTCTTGCATGCCGACCTCTGCATAGCACCTGGGGTCTGGCTCGGCGGCTCGGCGGGGATGTCATCACGCAGTTGCCCGCCGACTGGCTTTGTTTTGACAGCTCATGCGTAATCGTAACGCAGGGCGACAGTCGAGGGCGTGCCGAAGGGTGCAGTTTTGGTGCCTTTAAATTCTCTGCCCTGCCCGTCCTTCCAGCTTCTTCTCGCTACCTTCTACCTCTTTCAAACTAGCACATTCTGCACCCCTTTGAGTGTGCCGAACACCAGCATACCGCACGCCAGCAAGGAACAACAACCCCTTCCATATACGTTCCTCTCACTCAATTGTCAGCTACCGGTCCTCGCAACCAAAATGGTGTCGTGGCTCCCCTTCAATCGCCCGAACGCGTCCTCGCCCACCCTGTGTCAGCTGGAAGCCGGCTCATCGCCGGTCGACCTTGCCCAGCCGGTTCCTGGCCGGCTCCGCCCCATCCGAGACGAGGTTGATTGTGAACCGCTCGAGCTTGGCCCGCCGGCATTCCCCGTCCCGTCCGCCATGGAGGCAGCGGAAAGACCTCAAGGCTCCAACGAGCAGGTGCTGCGCCCGACGCTGTGGTTGACGGCCCGCCAGATCTTCTACCTGGTGGTCATCCAAGGATTCGGCGCCCTGCTCATCGCAGGCGGCCTCAACTTCGCCATCGGTTACTGTacgtcctcctcctttcTCCAACTCCTCCCCCACCacccctctctctctccgccccccatcccatcccaaACACCAACTCCTTGCTCACTGTCCCGCCCCACTAACCAACAACCCAGTCCTCTACTCCAGCCCGCGCCCTCCCCCGGGCCCCCCCCCGGCCGGCTCCCCGCCACCGTTCCTCTTCCGCCCGCCGGTCTCGCTCCTCATCGACGCGGCCTTCACAACCATCATCGAGACCGCGCTGACCTGGTTCAGCGCCTTCTTCATCGTCACGCGCGACCTCACGCGCGGGCGCATCGCGCCCTTCGACCTGTCCGTCTGGCTGCCGGTCATCCGGCGCGGCAaccgcgcctgcgccgcctcgcgccccTTCTGGCGCTGGTTCTTCTTCCTCGACCACTACACGGCGGAGCGCGGCAGCGTGCTGTGCGCCTgcttcggcggccgccgctccggcttcggccgcggcgccgccttcgtgctggccggcctcggccgctcGCTGCTCGTGGCCGCGCTCGCGTTCGCCCTCATGGTCGGCCCCACCGTCGGcgtcctggccgccgtcggcaggcCGTTTGCGGGCGACTTCGTCTTCCTCGGTCGGTgggacggcgccgtcttcaAGGCTGTGTTCGGCGGAGTCTTGGGCTTGCTGGTCTCGCCGACTCTGGCGCTCATGTGGATGGCTCGCGCGGCTTGGATTGTGCGCAATTGGGGCGCCTGAAGGGAGGGAAACTCGATCGGTCTGCCCTAGGTTTAGGTGGTGGTTGATTGAACCCAACTTGTTCAAATGGGAGGAGAAAACGGGAATTGTACGTTGTACATATAGTGTTAGTTTTGGGTTGAGCCACCCAAATGCTGGTATGTCCAAATCGGCTGAGTGTTGGGAGTAGTTGTAAATGATGAATGTACAAAGGAATACGTACATACATGTGAAACCTTGTCGCTACGCTGGCGGTAGAAAGGAAGTAAACAGCGCCCCCTGGATCGAGGCGTATATCACCATAAACATAACGATGCGGCTGCCCGTCTTCTCCCCTCGGATGAGGCACCCTGCGACCCACCAGTACCACAATGGATAGCCCGAAGATATTCTCGTAATGATCTGGACATGGTACGAGGTCACGGCAAGgaccgccagcagcacctgggcggcggcggcagactGGAGAAGGGACAACAATCGCGCCGACTCGGCGGGTTTGCCGGGGACGAGGACTCTCCGGTCAGTCAGGTGCTCCACTCCCGACCTGGTCAGGATCAGCAGCATCGGCGTGGCGAGCAGGAAGAGAGGGAGGTTCGACAAAGTCCAGTAGCGGAGAAAGCCGGTGTGCCTAGCTCGTGATGTCAGCCGCCACAGCGAGCGCGCGCGGAACGTTTCGGGGACGAGGGCTATACCAATAGTGTTGTTGCACAAAGGTGTAAATGCTTGGCAGGTATCCTTGGCACCACGGCCTCGGCTGAGCGCCGGATGTGCCGGAACAGAAGCGCAGGTAGGCCACAGCCTGCGGACCGgccgagcccgccgccacGCAGACCCCACCAATGCCAAGAGCCAGCAGCCGACGCAGCGTGTCGGTGGGCCGGCGAGGGAGCCTCGGCAGGTTTCGCAGAACCTCCCAGGCGAAGGGGATGCCGTTTAGGATGCCATTGCTACGGAAGGCCGTGGCGAGACCAAAAACGGCCCCGGCCGCGACGGTGTACAGATCGCGACACGCCGGACGCTGTTCCGCCCTGCAGCTCAGGGCGAACAGGAGGTATCCGGAGAAGGACAGCAGGGCAAACGAGCTCTCGGCGTTGGGAGCGCACAGGAAGAGGCCGGCGGGGGAAATGACGTGCAGGAGGGCGGCAATCAGGGATAGAGTCTGGTCACGCCACACCACCTGGCCCAGGCGGTAGAGAACAAAAGCCGAAAGCAGGTGTGCCGTGTTGGAGAGGACGATGCCGGCCAGTGCCTCAGGTAAGGTCCCTTCTTCGGCACCGGCGGACGACGAAGCTACGAGACCAAGCTGTTCAAGGCCTGGTGCCAATGAGCCGGGCAGAGTCAGCGGCAATAAACCCCGGATGGAGACAGATAGTAAGAGGAAGCAACAGACGGGGCCGAGGGGTCCAGCTGATCACAAATCAAGGCTGACCAGACCACCACCTTGGGATCCACACCGCTCGCGTGCTCACCTCGAAGAAGACCCCTCACGGCCAGCGGCAGTCCCGCGCCAAACGCCCAGTCCTGTTCAAACCGGTAGCCGCGGCGAGCGATACTGACGAAGTAGATGGCGTCCCAGCTAGCGAAGCGGGCGACCAACCGGCGCCCGAAATCCGTTACGGGGGTGGCCAgatgcgcgccgccgtcatctCCGCTGCCGGCTGCCCCGGGCCcctgcaccaccaccagccctGCCGATGTGTCGTAGGCATCGCCCACGAGGGTGCTGCCGAGGGCAAtggcgaagaggaagagcTTCCATGCGGCGAAGGAGGCGAGCAGCGTGCCGTAAGGGcgggcctgggcctgggcgcGGTGCGGGGAGGACATTGTCCTGTGTTGCATGCACCGTTGTTGATCAGGGGAAGAAAAAGGGGAAGCAATAAGAAGGAACGCAACGCCAACGCTTGGTTAATCGCACAGAGAACGGCGATGCATCGCGCCAAAACCAAGATCCGAGGCAGAACACACGCAGCCGTTGCTATGTTTGAAACCGAGGCGTGAGGTTTGCTGCTGTGCCGGTTTGCGAGCGTTTCACATGCCCGGATCTGTTGGTTTGCTGGACTTTGATGAACCTGGAAGCTCGGATGTTTGGGATGTTGGAGTGCTGTTTGCCGCGTTGCATTGGCCAAGCGCAGAGCTCCGAAAAGAGGTTTGCTGTGGAGCCCAGTTCCCAGCTTGGTGGGCCTGCCAGCGCTCGCGCGGGAAATGGGAAATGCCGTGCGCGATGCAACTCTGCCGAGCTGCCATGCATCTGGCTCACCCGGTTGGCGGCAGCAGTGCGCAGGACCCGTGGCCTCCCCAAGACCCTGAATCGGTAGTGTATGTGGACAGAGCTACACGGCATAGAGTTCTCCCTTGTGCCTTGGTACACCTCACTTAACGTTAGTGTATCTCTGCTGACATTCTCCTCCGTCACGATTTCCAGCGTCTTGGCCACCGGACCGGGATCCAGCGAGGCGGGTCACTTCCTCCGGCCTTCGGGGTTCGAAGCACCTCCCTCCGACAAACCTGTCCACGGTCGGCGCAATGCTGCGGCCCGATCTGTCGCTGCGGAGACCGTCCGGCCACTTCCTGCTTGCCTTGTGGTGTAATTCTTGAAATCGCACTAACCTAGCCATCTACCCGTCATGTCCGGCATTTTCGGAAAGCGCGGATGCGAAAAACCGGCCTTGGCGGTGTGCGAGACAAAGGTCACCCGCCAACTGGGTTGCCCACCTCATACCCAATCTACTGTTCGAGGAAGCCAGTTGTAAAACAGGAAGCCAACAGCGCAGTGCCCAACAGAAGGGTCCCATCATTCGTTGCCAGCATTGACGTTGCAAGCATTCCTGGCCTTCCGACGAGGCTCAGCTCGCCGAATCTGCCCCGCTCGTCGACAGCGAGAAGAGAACCCGATGTCCACTTGGTCCACCCAGGGCCATCGCGGgcttctcggcggcctcATGCATGCGATTATTCCATCTTGACTTGCTTCCCTGGCTTAATtaccaggtacctacctCAACATCCAGAACCCAGTTCAGACTACCAGACGAGCTTTCAGTAACAACTATCTCAGCAAGCCCCCTTGCCCTGACGTCCTTATCTTTGTGTCACGCAGCTTCTCCTGCCTGGGCGTCGGATTGGGAGCGAAGCTGAAGTATGACGGGCCAATGAGACCAGGCAAGGGCTGCCCACCCTGCTTCCAGCTGCCGGGACTTGCTGCATGTCGTTGCGCCCCACAGTGCCACGCGCCGCCTCGGATTCACAAACAACCCGTTCCCACTCGTGTGCACACAATTCCGCACCTTCGGTCCTCACATTCTCCGTCCCTCCGTCCTCCCTGTTGATTAGGTGGGTACTCGCGGGAGGCAGTGATAATAACTCGCGGGCAGTACGTACCGCTTCCCGCTCGAGTACCACCTCCTTTCCCCTTTGACAGCTCAGTCTTAACGGACGACTTCCGCAGGACGACGATTCCTTTGTTTCTTGTCGCTCGTTTCCTTTCCCCACCTTCATATACGTCACACACACGCAACACTTGCTTCTGAGGGATCATAAAACGTTCGAATTCGGTAGCTGGCGGGGACAAGACCGCCTGTTGCGAGGGCGCTGCACCCACGGCTGGCGCTGCAACTTCAGCCTGAGCTTAAAACGACCGGGTCGGATCCCTCGCATCGGCGCCTCAACAGTAGACCTGTCGGCCTGGATCCTGGATGCCATCAATGGCAGCTTTCACAATTGCTCCCGTCTGGCGGCTCCTGCACTGTGTTTGGTGAATTGCCACTGATCCCGCTGGTGCGCTGGTTGGGGTTCCATTCTCATTGCTTCCCAAGGTGGAGACTTGACGTCGAGCCTGGGGCATCGCCCGACAGCAACCGCGGATCAGCTCATCCGCCGAGGAAAGGGGGCCTCGTGATTGTCGATTGTCCTGTCTCGAGAGTCACCGCAGCGCTGCCCTCCGGGCACCCAGAACTTGCCCGGCGAGGCTGGTCCTCCGCATCTCCTGTTCATCCCGTCAATTGCTATCTGCCGCCATTGTTTCAGTTTCTTTTGTTTTGAGAAAGGCGCTTCAGCGCGACGCCATGTTTCTGCATCTGGG from Thermothielavioides terrestris NRRL 8126 chromosome 1, complete sequence includes these protein-coding regions:
- a CDS encoding glycoside hydrolase family 61 protein: MPSFASKTLLSTLAGAASVAAHGHVSNIVINGVSYQGYDPTSFPYMQNPPIVVGWTAADTDNGFVAPDAFASGDIICHKNATNAKGHAVVAAGDKIFIQWNTWPESHHGPVIDYLASCGSASCETVDKTKLEFFKIDEVGLVDGSSAPGVWGSDQLIANNNSWLVEIPPTIAPGNYVLRHEIIALHSAENADGAQNYPQCFNLQITGTGTATPSGVPGTSLYTPTDPGILVNIYSAPITYTVPGPALISGAVSIAQSSSAITASGTALTGSATAPAAAAATTTSTTNAAAAATSAAAAAGTSTTTTSAAAVVQTSSSSSSAPSSAAAAATTTAAASARPTGCSSGRSRKQPRRHARDMVVARGAEEAN
- a CDS encoding glycosyltransferase family 76 protein (CAZy_ID 269920) yields the protein MSSPHRAQAQARPYGTLLASFAAWKLFLFAIALGSTLVGDAYDTSAGLVVVQGPGAAGSGDDGGAHLATPVTDFGRRLVARFASWDAIYFVSIARRGYRFEQDWAFGAGLPLAVRGLLRGLEQLGLVASSSAGAEEGTLPEALAGIVLSNTAHLLSAFVLYRLGQVVWRDQTLSLIAALLHVISPAGLFLCAPNAESSFALLSFSGYLLFALSCRAEQRPACRDLYTVAAGAVFGLATAFRSNGILNGIPFAWEVLRNLPRLPRRPTDTLRRLLALGIGGVCVAAGSAGPQAVAYLRFCSGTSGAQPRPWCQGYLPSIYTFVQQHYWHTGFLRYWTLSNLPLFLLATPMLLILTRSGVEHLTDRRVLVPGKPAESARLLSLLQSAAAAQVLLAVLAVTSYHVQIITRISSGYPLWYWWVAGCLIRGEKTGSRIVMFMVIYASIQGALFTSFLPPA